The genomic region GCCCGCCGAAACCGAGCTGCAGCAGCTGCTGGCCGACGCCGACATGAGCGGCATGGGGCGCGAGGACTTCTTCGGCAACGCCGAGCTGCTCCGGGCCGAGTGGGAAACCACGCTGGGCAAAACCTACTCTAGCACCGAATGGGCCGAGTCGCAGCTGGACTTCCTGCACGCGGCCAAGTTCCACACCGACGCCGCCAGAAGCCGCTACGGCGAGCAGTTCAAGGCCAACCTCAAGGAGCAGCGTGACCTGCTGAAGAAAACCGAGAAGAAGAAAAAGAAGAAGGACGAGGAAGAAAACGGCACGTTTGCAGAGCCCAAACGGGGCATCGAGACGATGTTCCGGACCATGTACAGCAACCACATGAAGCTCTCGGACATGGCCGATAAGAAGGCCAACATGATGATTAGCCTCAACGCGGTGCTGCTGTCGGTCATCATCACCTACCTGGGCGCCAAGGCCGGCACCAAGTCCGGGGTGCTGAGCCCTACCATCATGAACAACCCGGTGCTCACCATTCCTATCGGGCTGCTGCTGGCCACGGCGCTGGGCTCGGTGGTATCGGCCATCCTGTGTGCCCAGCCCGATGTCACGAGCTTCAAATGGCTCAAGAAAAGCCCCCAGATTGCCACCAACCGCCGGGTAAACCTGCTGTTCTTCGGCAACTTCAGCAAGCTCAGCCTCGACGACTTCCAGAGTGGCATGAC from Hymenobacter canadensis harbors:
- a CDS encoding Pycsar system effector family protein — its product is MEPTETLRPAKAEKSEILKQAKAYVTQLFEEKLPKQLVYHSLDHTVAVVKEARKLGEDTGLSAPDQETLLLAAWFHDTGYTEVYDGHEYRSMELAKDWLTKQQDAPERIALVQDLIRTTHRNEPAETELQQLLADADMSGMGREDFFGNAELLRAEWETTLGKTYSSTEWAESQLDFLHAAKFHTDAARSRYGEQFKANLKEQRDLLKKTEKKKKKKDEEENGTFAEPKRGIETMFRTMYSNHMKLSDMADKKANMMISLNAVLLSVIITYLGAKAGTKSGVLSPTIMNNPVLTIPIGLLLATALGSVVSAILCAQPDVTSFKWLKKSPQIATNRRVNLLFFGNFSKLSLDDFQSGMTELMGKKDALYTNMVTDIYYLGDVLTRKYRLLRISYTIFMVGLILTALSFGIALLYKM